Proteins from a genomic interval of Bos mutus isolate GX-2022 chromosome 26, NWIPB_WYAK_1.1, whole genome shotgun sequence:
- the PPRC1 gene encoding peroxisome proliferator-activated receptor gamma coactivator-related protein 1 isoform X1, translated as MEGEPTDAWQITLALLQEEGDDSGFVSLSRLGPCLRDKDLEMEELILQDGALLGTMHSYMDASLISLIEDFGSLGESRLSLEDQNEVSLLTALTEILDNADSENLSPFDSIPDSELLVSPREGSSLHRLLSLSRTPPERDLITPTDPLGPSTGSSRVEMALADPPWDFSPPSFLETSSPKLPSWRPPRSRTRWGQSPPPQQRSDGEEEEELAGFSSEMLAGELNNSVSSIPDFPMHLACPEEEEKTAAAAEMAVQAAGDESISSLSELVRAMHPYCLPNLTHLTALEDELQEQPDDLTLPEDCVVLEIVGQAATAGNDLEIPVVVRQIPAGPQPVLLDDTLEVSPALQLLMPSLEVETEVAVPKETLCPEDEGLSLDSKEKLEAASMLEPREVMEPVAPKGPQNPPANATLSSQRARKGRRKKSKEQPAACAEGYTRRLRSASRGQSTAVPEVTSQGGSLPQEDLQREVGPPHGRGKPRAWARAWAAALEKPSSANLESSTEQASPAKEDPVDLCPSLVDPIQANPVSTHLSLVDSAQADPMPLDSLEADSTVVDPGPTATDTEPVDPVLTNIASANSELVEPLPADPVLADSAAADPTVVVPISDNLSPVDAVLVKSVQVDSVPNDLSPVDPVLVKSRPTDPRRGAVSSAQRNPGAQLLLESESSEPPKANSPEVREVIGPLKGETGTSTTTQEVRPRPLSLSEYRRRRQQRQPEAEERTPQPPAGKWPSLPETPTGLADIPCLVIPLAPAKKTAPQRSPEAAPEACFGSVGPSPASPSPEPPATKPMASAPTEQVPSQEKLLPARLLPPAVQPMPPKMPTALPFPTGGLGMTPALPLPTNGQAVPNLPPPPLQPPSVPMSLGPVPPDPYTHYASVPPWPCYPPVSPSGYPCLPPPPTVPLVSGTPGAFAVPPTCNVPWVPPPAPVPPYNSNCTYGPLGWGPGLQHPPFWPAVPPPPLPLTSVGRAVPPPKVEPGGIPAGSPESVPAVPMAPPLSLGAAGQGAPQTEPTKVEVKPVPASPHLKHRASSPVHSPRIKAPPCVSAENVAVEEPASERLKPELQETRPKEKPPSPVDKAVPTPAPRQSTTTKLPVVHPARLRKLSFLPTPRTQGPEAVVQAFISEIGIEASDLSSLLEQFEKSEAKKECPPPAPADSLAVGNSGVDTPQEKRPLDRLQAPELANVAGLTPPATPPHQLWKPLAAVSLLAKAKSPKSTAQEGTLKPEGVTEAKHPAAARLHEGVRGPSPVHVGSGDHDYCVRSRTPPKKTPALVIPEVGSRWNVKRHQDITIKPVLSLGSVTSVPPGTAASQKPLDHRTSREQADPQTPCLAPSALLSPEASPCRNDTNTRTLPDPSAKQQSVRCYRKACRSASPPSRGWQGRRGRSSRSVSSGSTRTSEASSSSSSSSSSSSRSRSRSLSPPHKRWRRSSCSSSGRSRRCSSSSSSSSSSSSSSSRSRSRSPSPRRRSDRRRRYSSYRSHDHYQRQRVLQKERAIEERRVVFIGKIPGRMTRSELKQRFSVFGEIEECTIHFRVQGDNYGFVTYRYAEEAFAAIESGHKLRQADEQPFDLCFGGRRQFCKRSYSDLDSNREDFDPAPVKSKFDSLDFDTLLKQAQKNLRR; from the exons GGCGCTCGCAGATCCCCCTTGGGACTTCTCTCCACCTTCCTTCTTGGAGACCTCCTCCCCTAAGCTTCCTAGTTGGAGACCCCCAAGGTCAAGAACCCGCTGGGGCcagtcccctcctccccagcagcGTAGtgatggggaggaagaggaggaactgGCTGGCTTCAGCAGTGAGATGCTTGCTGGGGAGCTTAACAACTCTGTGAGCAGCATCCCGGACTTCCCCATGCACCTAGCCTGtcctgaggaggaagagaaaacagcagcagcagcagagatggcaGTACAGGCAGCTGGAGACGAGAGCATCTCCTCCTTGAGTGAGCTGGTGCGGGCCATGCACCCGTACTGCCTACCCAACCTCACCCACCTGACGGCGCTCGAGGATGAGCTTCAGGAGCAGCCAGATGACTTGACACTGCCTGAGGattgtgtggtgctggagattgTGGGTCAGGCGGCCACAGCTGGCAATGACCTGGAGATCCCAGTTGTGGTGCGACAGATCCCTGCTGGCCCCCAGCCTGTGCTCCTGGATGACACACTAGAGGTCAGTCCAGCCTTGCAGCTGCTCATGCCATCACTAGAGGTGGAGACAGAGGTTGCTGTTCCCAAGGAAACCCTCTGCCCTGAGGATGAGGGCTTGTCACTGGACTCAAAGGAAAAGTTGGAGGCAGCCTCCATGTTGGAGCCCAGGGAGGTCATGGAGCCAGTGGCGCCCAAGGGGCCTCAGAACCCACCAGCCAACGCCACGCTAAGTTCCCAGAGGGCTCgaaagggcaggaggaagaagagcaaGGAGCAGCCAGCTGCCTGTGCAGAGGGCTACACCAGGAGGCTGAGGTCGGCCTCTCGTGGGCAGTCTACAGCTGTTCCAGAGGTGACCTCTCAGGGAGGCAGCCTGCCTCAAGAGGACCTTCAAAGAGAGGTTGGGCCTCCCCATGGTAGAGGGAAGCCCCGGGCTTGGGCTCGGGCCTGGGCAGCTGCCTTAGAGAAACCCAGCTCTGCGAACTTGGAGAGCAGTACTGAGCAAGCTAGTCCTGCTAAAGAAGATCCTGTAGACCTCTGCCCCAGCCTGGTTGACCCTATCCAAGCCAACCCTGTTTCAACGCATCTCTCACTGGTTGACTCTGCTCAAGCTGACCCCATGCCACTTGACTCTCTTGAAGCTGATTCCACTGTAGTTGACCCTGGTCCCACTGCGACTGACACTGAACCTGTTGACCCTGTGCTGACTAACATTGCTTCAGCGAACTCAGAGCTGGTTGAACCCCTCCCAGCTGATCCAGTCCTGGCTGACTCAGCAGCAGCTGACCCTACAGTGGTTGTTCCCATCTCAGACAACTTGTCTCCAGTTGACGCTGTCCTGGTCAAGTCAGTACAGGTTGACTCTGTTCCCAATGACCTGTCTCCAGTTGACCCTGTACTAGTTAAGTCTAGGCCAACTGATCCCAGACGTGGTGCAGTATCATCAGCCCAGAGGAATCCAGGTGCCCAGCTCCTCCTGGAATCAGAGTCTTCAGAGCCCCCAAAGGCCAACAGTCCTGAAGTCAGGGAGGTTATAGGTCCTCTGAAGGGAGAAACTGGTACCAGTACCACAACCCAGGAAGTCAGGCCTCGGCCTCTTAGCCTGTCTGAGTACCGGCGACGAAGGCAGCAGCGCCAGCCAGAGGCCGAAGAGAGGACCCCTCAGCCTCCAGCTGGGAAGTGGCCCAGCCTCCCAGAAACTCCCACAGGGCTGGCAGACATCCCTTGTCTTGTCATCCCTCTAGCCCCAGCCAAGAAGACAGCTCCACAGAGAAGTCCTGAGGCGGCTCCTGAGGCTTGCTTTGGGTCTGtgggccccagccctgcctcccctaGTCCTGAGCCACCTGCGACCAAACCTATGGCCTCAGCTCCTACTGAGCAGGTGCCATCCCAAGAGAAACTGCTGCCAGCACGACTGctacctcctgctgtgcagcccatGCCCCCCAAAATGCCCACTGCTCTGCCTTTTCCCACGGGTGGGCTGGGCATGACTCCTGCGCTGCCCCTTCCCACAAATGGGCAAGCTGTGCCCAATCTGCCCCCACCACCCCTGCAGCCTCCTAGTGTTCCGATGTCTCTGGGGCCAGTGCCACCTGATCCCTATACTCACTATGCCTCTGTGCCACCCTGGCCTTGTTATCCTCCCGTGTCCCCTTCTGGCTATCCTTGCCTGCCCCCCCCACCAACGGTGCCCCTAGTGTCTGGTACTCCAGGTGCCTTTGCTGTGCCCCCCACTTGCAATGTGCCTTGGGtacctcctcctgccccagtcccaCCTTATAATTCCAACTGTACCTACGGGCCCTTGGGATGGGGCCCAGGGCTGCAACACCCTCCATTCTGGCCTGCTGTTCCTCCACCTCCATTGCCTCTAACCTCAGTTGGAAGAGCTGTCCCCCCACCCAAGGTGGAGCCTGGTGGCATCCCAGCTGGCTCTCCTGAAAGTGTGCCAGCTGTGCCAATGGCTCCTCCCCTCAGTCTTGGGGCAGCTGGCCAGGGAGCTCCACAGACAGAGCCCACCAAGGTGGAGGTCAAGCCAGTGCCTGCATCTCCCCATCTGAAGCACAGGGCATCCTCCCCGGTGCACAGCCCGCGGATCAAGGCTCCACCGTGTGTGTCTGCTGAGAATGTGGCTGTTGAGGAGCCTGCATCAGAGAGGCTAAAGCCTGAGCTGCAGGAGACTAGGCCCAAGGAGAAACCACCCTCTCCTGTTGACAAGGCTGTTCCCACACCGGCACCAAGGCAGAGCACTACCACCAAACTGCCTGTTGTCCACCCAGCCCGTCTAAGGAAACTGTCCTTTCTACCTACCCCACGTACCCAGGGTCCTGAGGCCGTGGTGCAGGCTTTCATCAGTGAGATTG GAATTGAGGCGTCGGACCTGTCCAGTCTGCTGGAGCAATTTGAGAAATCAGAAG ccaaaaaggAGTGCCCTCCCCCGGCTCCTGCTGACAGCCTGGCTGTAGGAAACTCAGG CGTTGACACTCCCCAGGAGAAGAGGCCCCTAGACCGGTTACAAGCCCCAGAACTGGCCAACGTGGCAG GGCTCACCCCTCCAGCTACCCCTCCCCATCAGTTATGGAAGCCCCTGGCTGCTGTCTCTCTGCTGGCCAAAGCCAAATCTCCTAAGTCCACCGCCCAGGAGGGAACCCTGAAGCCTGAAGGAGTTACAGAGGCCAAACATCCAGCTGCAGCCCGCCTCCACGAAGGGGTCCGTGGCCCTAGTCCAGTCCATGTGGGCTCTGGGGACCATGACTATTGTGTTCGGAGCaggacccccccaaaaaagacgCCTGCCCTAGTCATTCCAGAGGTGGGCTCCCGATGGAACGTCAAACGCCATCAGGATATCACCATCAAGCCTGTCTTGTCCCTGGGCTCAGTCACCTCTGTGCCTCCAGGCACAGCTGCCTCCCAGAAGCCACTTGATCACAGGACTAGCAGAGAGCAGGCAGATCCCCAAACTCCTTGCCTTGCCCCGTCTGCCTTGCTATCCCCTGAGGCCTCACCCTGCCGGAATGACACGAACACTAGGACTCTCCCTGATCCCTCAGCCAAGCAGCAGTCAGTGCGCTGTTATCGAAAAGCCTGCAGGTCAGCCAGCCCCCCAAGCCGGGGCTGGCAAGGCCGCCGTGGCCGCAGCAGCCGTTCTGTGAGCTCTGGGTCCACCCGGACCAGCGAAGCATCTTCCTCCTCATCCTCATCGTCGTCTTCCTCATCCCGATCCCGGTCCCGGTCCCTCTCCCCCCCACACAAGAGGTGGCGAAG GTCCAGTTGCAGTTCCTCTGGACGTTCCCGGAGatgctcttcctcttcctcctcatcttcctcctcctcatcatctAGTTCCCGAAGCCGGTCCCGCTCTCCATCTCCTCGCCGGAGAAGTGACAGGAGGCGGCG GTACAGTTCTTATCGTTCACACGACCATTACCAAAGGCAGAGAGTTCTGCAGAAGGAGCGTGCAATA GAAGAAAGAAGAGTGGTCTTCATTGGGAAGATACCTGGCCGCATGACTCGGTCAGAGCTGAAACAGAGATTCTCTGTTTTTGGGGAGATTGAGGAGTGCACCATCCACTTCCGTGTCCAAGG TGACAACTATGGCTTCGTCACTTACCGCTATGCCGAGGAGGCATTTGCAGCCATCGAGAGTGGCCACAAGCTGAGGCAGGCTGATGAACAGCCCTTTGATCTCTGCTTTGGGGGCCGCAGGCAGTTCTGCAAGAGAAGCTATTCTGATCTTG ACTCCAACCGGGAAGACTTTGACCCTGCTCCTGTAAAGAGCAAATTTGATTCTCTTGACTTTGACACATTATTGAAACAGGCCCAGAAGAACCTCAGGAGGTAA
- the PPRC1 gene encoding peroxisome proliferator-activated receptor gamma coactivator-related protein 1 isoform X5, whose product MEGEPTDAWQITLALLQEEGDDSGFVSLSRLGPCLRDKDLEMEELILQDGALLGTMHSYMDASLISLIEDFGSLGESRLSLEDQNEVSLLTALTEILDNADSENLSPFDSIPDSELLVSPREGSSLHRLLSLSRTPPERDLITPTDPLGPSTGSSRVEMALADPPWDFSPPSFLETSSPKLPSWRPPRSRTRWGQSPPPQQRSDGEEEEELAGFSSEMLAGELNNSVSSIPDFPMHLACPEEEEKTAAAAEMAVQAAGDESISSLSELVRAMHPYCLPNLTHLTALEDELQEQPDDLTLPEDCVVLEIVGQAATAGNDLEIPVVVRQIPAGPQPVLLDDTLEVSPALQLLMPSLEVETEVAVPKETLCPEDEGLSLDSKEKLEAASMLEPREVMEPVAPKGPQNPPANATLSSQRARKGRRKKSKEQPAACAEGYTRRLRSASRGQSTAVPEVTSQGGSLPQEDLQREVGPPHGRGKPRAWARAWAAALEKPSSANLESSTEQASPAKEDPVDLCPSLVDPIQANPVSTHLSLVDSAQADPMPLDSLEADSTVVDPGPTATDTEPVDPVLTNIASANSELVEPLPADPVLADSAAADPTVVVPISDNLSPVDAVLVKSVQVDSVPNDLSPVDPVLVKSRPTDPRRGAVSSAQRNPGAQLLLESESSEPPKANSPEVREVIGPLKGETGTSTTTQEVRPRPLSLSEYRRRRQQRQPEAEERTPQPPAGKWPSLPETPTGLADIPCLVIPLAPAKKTAPQRSPEAAPEACFGSVGPSPASPSPEPPATKPMASAPTEQVPSQEKLLPARLLPPAVQPMPPKMPTALPFPTGGLGMTPALPLPTNGQAVPNLPPPPLQPPSVPMSLGPVPPDPYTHYASVPPWPCYPPVSPSGYPCLPPPPTVPLVSGTPGAFAVPPTCNVPWVPPPAPVPPYNSNCTYGPLGWGPGLQHPPFWPAVPPPPLPLTSVGRAVPPPKVEPGGIPAGSPESVPAVPMAPPLSLGAAGQGAPQTEPTKVEVKPVPASPHLKHRASSPVHSPRIKAPPCVSAENVAVEEPASERLKPELQETRPKEKPPSPVDKAVPTPAPRQSTTTKLPVVHPARLRKLSFLPTPRTQGPEAVVQAFISEIGIEASDLSSLLEQFEKSEAKKECPPPAPADSLAVGNSGSVDTPQEKRPLDRLQAPELANVAGLTPPATPPHQLWKPLAAVSLLAKAKSPKSTAQEGTLKPEGVTEAKHPAAARLHEGVRGPSPVHVGSGDHDYCVRSRTPPKKTPALVIPEVGSRWNVKRHQDITIKPVLSLGSVTSVPPGTAASQKPLDHRTSREQADPQTPCLAPSALLSPEASPCRNDTNTRTLPDPSAKQQSVRCYRKACRSASPPSRGWQGRRGRSSRSVSSGSTRTSEASSSSSSSSSSSSRSRSRSLSPPHKRWRRSSCSSSGRSRRCSSSSSSSSSSSSSSSRSRSRSPSPRRRSDRRRRYSSYRSHDHYQRQRVLQKERAIEERRVVFIGKIPGRMTRSELKQRFSVFGEIEECTIHFRVQGDNYGFVTYRYAEEAFAAIESGHKLRQADEQPFDLCFGGRRQFCKRSYSDLDSNREDFDPAPVKSKFDSLDFDTLLKQAQKNLRR is encoded by the exons GGCGCTCGCAGATCCCCCTTGGGACTTCTCTCCACCTTCCTTCTTGGAGACCTCCTCCCCTAAGCTTCCTAGTTGGAGACCCCCAAGGTCAAGAACCCGCTGGGGCcagtcccctcctccccagcagcGTAGtgatggggaggaagaggaggaactgGCTGGCTTCAGCAGTGAGATGCTTGCTGGGGAGCTTAACAACTCTGTGAGCAGCATCCCGGACTTCCCCATGCACCTAGCCTGtcctgaggaggaagagaaaacagcagcagcagcagagatggcaGTACAGGCAGCTGGAGACGAGAGCATCTCCTCCTTGAGTGAGCTGGTGCGGGCCATGCACCCGTACTGCCTACCCAACCTCACCCACCTGACGGCGCTCGAGGATGAGCTTCAGGAGCAGCCAGATGACTTGACACTGCCTGAGGattgtgtggtgctggagattgTGGGTCAGGCGGCCACAGCTGGCAATGACCTGGAGATCCCAGTTGTGGTGCGACAGATCCCTGCTGGCCCCCAGCCTGTGCTCCTGGATGACACACTAGAGGTCAGTCCAGCCTTGCAGCTGCTCATGCCATCACTAGAGGTGGAGACAGAGGTTGCTGTTCCCAAGGAAACCCTCTGCCCTGAGGATGAGGGCTTGTCACTGGACTCAAAGGAAAAGTTGGAGGCAGCCTCCATGTTGGAGCCCAGGGAGGTCATGGAGCCAGTGGCGCCCAAGGGGCCTCAGAACCCACCAGCCAACGCCACGCTAAGTTCCCAGAGGGCTCgaaagggcaggaggaagaagagcaaGGAGCAGCCAGCTGCCTGTGCAGAGGGCTACACCAGGAGGCTGAGGTCGGCCTCTCGTGGGCAGTCTACAGCTGTTCCAGAGGTGACCTCTCAGGGAGGCAGCCTGCCTCAAGAGGACCTTCAAAGAGAGGTTGGGCCTCCCCATGGTAGAGGGAAGCCCCGGGCTTGGGCTCGGGCCTGGGCAGCTGCCTTAGAGAAACCCAGCTCTGCGAACTTGGAGAGCAGTACTGAGCAAGCTAGTCCTGCTAAAGAAGATCCTGTAGACCTCTGCCCCAGCCTGGTTGACCCTATCCAAGCCAACCCTGTTTCAACGCATCTCTCACTGGTTGACTCTGCTCAAGCTGACCCCATGCCACTTGACTCTCTTGAAGCTGATTCCACTGTAGTTGACCCTGGTCCCACTGCGACTGACACTGAACCTGTTGACCCTGTGCTGACTAACATTGCTTCAGCGAACTCAGAGCTGGTTGAACCCCTCCCAGCTGATCCAGTCCTGGCTGACTCAGCAGCAGCTGACCCTACAGTGGTTGTTCCCATCTCAGACAACTTGTCTCCAGTTGACGCTGTCCTGGTCAAGTCAGTACAGGTTGACTCTGTTCCCAATGACCTGTCTCCAGTTGACCCTGTACTAGTTAAGTCTAGGCCAACTGATCCCAGACGTGGTGCAGTATCATCAGCCCAGAGGAATCCAGGTGCCCAGCTCCTCCTGGAATCAGAGTCTTCAGAGCCCCCAAAGGCCAACAGTCCTGAAGTCAGGGAGGTTATAGGTCCTCTGAAGGGAGAAACTGGTACCAGTACCACAACCCAGGAAGTCAGGCCTCGGCCTCTTAGCCTGTCTGAGTACCGGCGACGAAGGCAGCAGCGCCAGCCAGAGGCCGAAGAGAGGACCCCTCAGCCTCCAGCTGGGAAGTGGCCCAGCCTCCCAGAAACTCCCACAGGGCTGGCAGACATCCCTTGTCTTGTCATCCCTCTAGCCCCAGCCAAGAAGACAGCTCCACAGAGAAGTCCTGAGGCGGCTCCTGAGGCTTGCTTTGGGTCTGtgggccccagccctgcctcccctaGTCCTGAGCCACCTGCGACCAAACCTATGGCCTCAGCTCCTACTGAGCAGGTGCCATCCCAAGAGAAACTGCTGCCAGCACGACTGctacctcctgctgtgcagcccatGCCCCCCAAAATGCCCACTGCTCTGCCTTTTCCCACGGGTGGGCTGGGCATGACTCCTGCGCTGCCCCTTCCCACAAATGGGCAAGCTGTGCCCAATCTGCCCCCACCACCCCTGCAGCCTCCTAGTGTTCCGATGTCTCTGGGGCCAGTGCCACCTGATCCCTATACTCACTATGCCTCTGTGCCACCCTGGCCTTGTTATCCTCCCGTGTCCCCTTCTGGCTATCCTTGCCTGCCCCCCCCACCAACGGTGCCCCTAGTGTCTGGTACTCCAGGTGCCTTTGCTGTGCCCCCCACTTGCAATGTGCCTTGGGtacctcctcctgccccagtcccaCCTTATAATTCCAACTGTACCTACGGGCCCTTGGGATGGGGCCCAGGGCTGCAACACCCTCCATTCTGGCCTGCTGTTCCTCCACCTCCATTGCCTCTAACCTCAGTTGGAAGAGCTGTCCCCCCACCCAAGGTGGAGCCTGGTGGCATCCCAGCTGGCTCTCCTGAAAGTGTGCCAGCTGTGCCAATGGCTCCTCCCCTCAGTCTTGGGGCAGCTGGCCAGGGAGCTCCACAGACAGAGCCCACCAAGGTGGAGGTCAAGCCAGTGCCTGCATCTCCCCATCTGAAGCACAGGGCATCCTCCCCGGTGCACAGCCCGCGGATCAAGGCTCCACCGTGTGTGTCTGCTGAGAATGTGGCTGTTGAGGAGCCTGCATCAGAGAGGCTAAAGCCTGAGCTGCAGGAGACTAGGCCCAAGGAGAAACCACCCTCTCCTGTTGACAAGGCTGTTCCCACACCGGCACCAAGGCAGAGCACTACCACCAAACTGCCTGTTGTCCACCCAGCCCGTCTAAGGAAACTGTCCTTTCTACCTACCCCACGTACCCAGGGTCCTGAGGCCGTGGTGCAGGCTTTCATCAGTGAGATTG GAATTGAGGCGTCGGACCTGTCCAGTCTGCTGGAGCAATTTGAGAAATCAGAAG ccaaaaaggAGTGCCCTCCCCCGGCTCCTGCTGACAGCCTGGCTGTAGGAAACTCAGG CAGCGTTGACACTCCCCAGGAGAAGAGGCCCCTAGACCGGTTACAAGCCCCAGAACTGGCCAACGTGGCAG GGCTCACCCCTCCAGCTACCCCTCCCCATCAGTTATGGAAGCCCCTGGCTGCTGTCTCTCTGCTGGCCAAAGCCAAATCTCCTAAGTCCACCGCCCAGGAGGGAACCCTGAAGCCTGAAGGAGTTACAGAGGCCAAACATCCAGCTGCAGCCCGCCTCCACGAAGGGGTCCGTGGCCCTAGTCCAGTCCATGTGGGCTCTGGGGACCATGACTATTGTGTTCGGAGCaggacccccccaaaaaagacgCCTGCCCTAGTCATTCCAGAGGTGGGCTCCCGATGGAACGTCAAACGCCATCAGGATATCACCATCAAGCCTGTCTTGTCCCTGGGCTCAGTCACCTCTGTGCCTCCAGGCACAGCTGCCTCCCAGAAGCCACTTGATCACAGGACTAGCAGAGAGCAGGCAGATCCCCAAACTCCTTGCCTTGCCCCGTCTGCCTTGCTATCCCCTGAGGCCTCACCCTGCCGGAATGACACGAACACTAGGACTCTCCCTGATCCCTCAGCCAAGCAGCAGTCAGTGCGCTGTTATCGAAAAGCCTGCAGGTCAGCCAGCCCCCCAAGCCGGGGCTGGCAAGGCCGCCGTGGCCGCAGCAGCCGTTCTGTGAGCTCTGGGTCCACCCGGACCAGCGAAGCATCTTCCTCCTCATCCTCATCGTCGTCTTCCTCATCCCGATCCCGGTCCCGGTCCCTCTCCCCCCCACACAAGAGGTGGCGAAG GTCCAGTTGCAGTTCCTCTGGACGTTCCCGGAGatgctcttcctcttcctcctcatcttcctcctcctcatcatctAGTTCCCGAAGCCGGTCCCGCTCTCCATCTCCTCGCCGGAGAAGTGACAGGAGGCGGCG GTACAGTTCTTATCGTTCACACGACCATTACCAAAGGCAGAGAGTTCTGCAGAAGGAGCGTGCAATA GAAGAAAGAAGAGTGGTCTTCATTGGGAAGATACCTGGCCGCATGACTCGGTCAGAGCTGAAACAGAGATTCTCTGTTTTTGGGGAGATTGAGGAGTGCACCATCCACTTCCGTGTCCAAGG TGACAACTATGGCTTCGTCACTTACCGCTATGCCGAGGAGGCATTTGCAGCCATCGAGAGTGGCCACAAGCTGAGGCAGGCTGATGAACAGCCCTTTGATCTCTGCTTTGGGGGCCGCAGGCAGTTCTGCAAGAGAAGCTATTCTGATCTTG ACTCCAACCGGGAAGACTTTGACCCTGCTCCTGTAAAGAGCAAATTTGATTCTCTTGACTTTGACACATTATTGAAACAGGCCCAGAAGAACCTCAGGAGGTAA